A section of the Paenibacillus odorifer genome encodes:
- a CDS encoding carbohydrate ABC transporter permease: protein MEKSIKKYFALFALPTIIAFGIAFVIPFLLGIYLSFTEFTTVNDATWIGFGNYAKAFSNQEFLNALGFTVKFTVLSVLTINVFAFILAMLLTRKLKGTNVFRTIFFMPNLIGGIVLGYIWQLIFNGILYKFGVTLTSDATYGFWGLIVLMNWQLIGYMMIIYVAGIQNVPKDIVEAARIDGASRSKILRNVTIPLVMPSITICLFLTLSNSFKLFDQNLALTAGAPSKQTSMLALDIYNTFYGKSGWEGVGQAKAVVFFALVALIALIQLVITRRKEVEN from the coding sequence ATGGAAAAATCGATAAAAAAATATTTTGCTCTTTTTGCATTACCGACCATAATAGCCTTTGGAATTGCATTTGTGATCCCTTTTCTTTTGGGTATATATTTGTCTTTTACAGAGTTTACTACAGTCAATGATGCAACATGGATAGGGTTTGGCAATTACGCTAAAGCTTTTTCGAATCAAGAGTTTCTAAATGCATTAGGTTTTACCGTTAAATTCACAGTTTTATCTGTTCTTACTATTAATGTGTTCGCCTTCATCTTGGCGATGTTGTTAACTAGAAAGCTAAAAGGTACCAACGTATTTAGAACGATCTTCTTTATGCCTAACTTGATAGGCGGTATCGTATTAGGATACATCTGGCAGTTGATTTTTAATGGGATTTTGTACAAATTTGGTGTCACTTTGACCTCTGATGCAACGTACGGATTTTGGGGACTAATCGTTCTTATGAATTGGCAATTGATAGGGTACATGATGATTATCTATGTTGCAGGTATTCAGAATGTTCCTAAAGATATAGTAGAAGCCGCAAGAATTGATGGAGCTTCACGTTCTAAGATTTTGCGTAATGTGACTATTCCACTCGTAATGCCGTCCATTACTATTTGTTTATTCTTAACCTTATCCAATTCATTTAAATTGTTTGACCAGAACTTAGCATTAACCGCTGGTGCTCCGTCTAAGCAGACCTCCATGTTAGCACTGGACATCTACAATACATTCTACGGAAAATCAGGATGGGAAGGTGTCGGTCAAGCGAAAGCCGTCGTATTCTTTGCTTTAGTAGCCTTAATCGCCTTAATACAACTTGTCATTACTAGAAGAAAGGAGGTTGAGAACTAA
- a CDS encoding carbohydrate ABC transporter permease — protein MQKTRAKDYSIFTILLVLAIAFLSPIFIVLMNSFKGKFYISDTPFLFPNETTFVGLKNYTSGVAKIDFFSAFGMSLFITVCSVAVIVLFTSMTAWYITRVKSKFTGMMYYAFVFSMIVPFQMVMFTMTKTANVLHLDNPIGIILIYLGFGSGLSVFMFSGFVKSIPLEVEEAVMIDGCNPPQAFFKVVLPILKPIAVTVAILNVMWVWNDFLLPDLLIGTEYKTIPIAIQYLKGGYGSIDMGAMMAMLVLAIVPIIIFYLTCQKYIIEGVVAGAVKG, from the coding sequence ATGCAAAAGACTAGAGCAAAAGATTATTCCATATTCACCATTTTGTTGGTCTTGGCCATTGCGTTCTTATCTCCTATTTTTATTGTTCTGATGAACTCCTTCAAGGGTAAGTTCTACATTAGTGATACGCCGTTCTTATTCCCTAATGAGACTACATTTGTTGGTTTAAAGAACTATACTAGTGGTGTAGCAAAGATTGATTTTTTCAGTGCCTTCGGAATGTCCTTGTTTATCACGGTATGCTCGGTGGCTGTGATCGTGTTATTTACTTCCATGACTGCATGGTACATTACCCGGGTGAAGTCCAAATTCACAGGTATGATGTATTATGCGTTTGTATTCTCGATGATCGTGCCTTTCCAAATGGTTATGTTCACAATGACTAAGACTGCAAACGTGCTGCATCTCGACAATCCGATTGGGATTATCTTAATCTATTTAGGGTTTGGATCAGGGCTGTCTGTGTTTATGTTTAGCGGATTTGTGAAGTCTATCCCGCTTGAAGTTGAAGAAGCGGTAATGATTGATGGCTGTAATCCACCTCAGGCCTTCTTTAAAGTGGTATTGCCCATCCTGAAACCTATTGCTGTAACTGTAGCTATCCTTAATGTAATGTGGGTATGGAACGACTTCCTATTGCCAGACCTGCTGATTGGTACAGAATATAAAACGATTCCTATTGCGATCCAGTACCTAAAAGGTGGATACGGATCGATTGACATGGGAGCTATGATGGCGATGCTGGTCTTAGCTATTGTGCCAATCAT